Proteins found in one Papio anubis isolate 15944 chromosome 13, Panubis1.0, whole genome shotgun sequence genomic segment:
- the FANCG gene encoding Fanconi anemia group G protein isoform X4 translates to MSRQTTSVGSSCLDLWREKNDRLVRQAKVAQNSGLTLRRQQLAQDALEGLRGLLHSLQGLPAAVPVLPLELTVICNFIILRASLAQGFTEDQAQDIQRGLERVLETQEQRGPRLEQGLRELWDSALRASCLLPELLSALHRLAGLQAALWLSADRLGDLALLLETLNDSQSGASEDLLLLLKTWSPPAEELDAPLTLQDAQGLKDVLLTAFAYRRGLQELITGNPEKALSSLHEVASGLCPRPVLVQVYTALGSCHRKMGNPQRALLYLVAALKEGSAWGPPLLEASRLYQQLGDTTAELESLELLVEALNVPYSSKAPPFLIEVELLLPPPDLASPLHCGTQSQAKHVLASRCLQMGRAEDAAEHYLDLLALLLDSSEPRFSPPPSPPGPCMPEVFLEAAVALIQAGRAQDALTLCEELLRRTSSLLPKMSRLWENARKGTKELPYCPLWVSATHLLQGQAWVQLGAQKVAISEFSRCLELLFRTTPEEKEQGAASNGEQGCKSDVALQQLRAAALISRGLEWVASGQDTKALQDFLLGVQMCPDSEEARSEG, encoded by the exons ATGTCCCGCCAGACCACCTCTGTGGGCTCCAGCTGCCTGGACCTGTGGAGGGAAAAGAATGACCGGCTCGTTCGACAGGCCAAG GTGGCTCAGAACTCCGGTCTGACTCTGAGGCGACAGCAGTTGGCTCAGGATGCACTGGAAGGGCTCAGAGGGCTCCTCCATAGTCTGCAAG GGCTCCCTGCCGCAGTTCCTGTTCTTCCCTTGGAGCTGACTGTCATCTGCAACTTCATTATCCTGAGGGCAAGCTTGGCCCAGGGTTTCACAGAGGATCAGGCCCAGGATATCCAGCGGGGCCTAGAGAGAG TGCTGGAGACACAGGAGCAGCGGGGGCCCAGGTTGGAACAGGGGCTCAGGGAGCTGTGGGACTCTGCCCTTCGTGCTTCCTGCCTTCTACCAGAGCTGCTGTCTGCCCTGCACCGCCTGGCTGGCCTGCAGGCTGCCCTCTGGTTGAGCGCTGACCGTCTTGGGGACTTGGCCTTGTTGCTAGAGACCCTGAATGACAGCCAG AGTGGAGCCTCTGAGGATCTGCTGTTACTTCTGAAAACTTGGAGTCCTCCAGCTGAGGAATTAGATGCTCCGTTGACCCTGCAGGATGCCCAGGGATTGAAGGATGTCCTCCTGACAGCATTTGCCTACCGCCGAG GTCTCCAGGAGTTGATCACAGGGAACCCAGAGAAGGCACTAAGCAGCCTTCATGAAGTGGCCTCAGGCCTGTGTCCACGGCCTGTGTTGGTCCAGGTGTACACAGCACTGGGGTCCTGTCACCGTAAGATG GGAAATCCACAGAGAGCACTGTTGTACTTGGTTGCAGCCCTGAAAGAGGGATCAGCCTGGGGTCCTCCGCTTCTGGAGGCCTCTAGACTCTATCAGCAACTGGGGGACACAACAGCAGAGCTGGAAAGTCTGGAGCTGCTAGTTGAG gcCTTAAATGTCCCTTACAGTTCCAAAGCCCCACCGTTTCTCATTGAGGTAGAATTACTACTGCCACCACCTGACCTAGCCTCACCCCTTCATTGTGGCACTCAGAGCCAGGCCAAGCACGTACTAGCAAGCAGGTGCCTACAGATGGGGAG GGCAGAAGACGCTGCAGAGCATTACTTGGACCTGCTGGCCCTGTTGCTGGATAGCTCGGAGCCAAGG TTCTccccgcccccctcccctccAGGGCCCTGTATGCCTGAGGTGTTTTTGGAAGCAGCGGTAGCACTGATCCAGGCAGGCAGAGCCCAAGATGCCTTGACTCTATGTGAGGAGTTGCTCAGACGCACATCGTCTCTGCTACCCAAGATGTCCCGGCTGTGGGAAAATGCCAGAAAAGGAACCAAGGAACTGCCATACTGCCCACTCTGGGTCTCTGCCACCCACCTGCTTCAGGGCCAGGCCTGGGTACAACTGGGTGCGCAAAAAGTGGCAATTAGTGAATTTAGCAG GTGTCTTGAGCTGCTCTTCCGGACCACAcctgaggaaaaagaacaag GGGCAGCTTCCAATGGTGAGCAGGGATGTAAGTCAGATGTGGCACTGCAGCAGCTTCGGGCAGCCGCCCTAATTAGTCGTGGACTGGAATGGGTAGCCAGCGGCCAGGATACCAAAGCCTTACAGGACTTCCTCCTCGGTGTGCAGATGTGCCCAG ACTCTGAAGAGGCTAGATCGGAGGgatga